In the Deltaproteobacteria bacterium genome, one interval contains:
- a CDS encoding ketoacyl-ACP synthase III: MRSQIIGSGFVTGENLVTNDQLARIMDTSDAWIRERSGVETRYYVEQGTSTSDLGLGAARKALADAGIAKEEVDYIVFATMTPDHYFPGCGGILQDKLGVAHVPALDIRQQCTGFIYGLQVADVLLKAGEARTVLLVGAEVHSGFMPWTAWDFLFGRGGQPPSEEEKAVITGFRDRTVLFGDAAGAVVLRAADGERGLLGFQLHSDGANYKDLYVPGMGFAHRPFVDEEQVRAWRHVPEMNGRAVFKLAVSRMPQAVRELCAKHHMAVGDIDLLIAHQANLRINEAVQKALGLPDERVYNNIQKYGNTTAATIPIALDECRKSGRIREGQLVCFVGLGSGFHWGAALMRA; encoded by the coding sequence ATGCGCAGCCAGATCATCGGAAGCGGCTTCGTCACCGGCGAGAACCTGGTCACCAACGACCAGCTCGCCCGGATCATGGACACGTCAGACGCATGGATCCGCGAGCGCAGCGGCGTCGAGACGCGCTACTACGTCGAGCAGGGCACCTCGACCAGCGACCTCGGCCTGGGCGCGGCAAGGAAGGCGCTCGCCGATGCCGGCATCGCCAAGGAAGAGGTGGACTACATCGTTTTCGCCACCATGACGCCGGACCACTACTTTCCGGGGTGCGGCGGCATCCTTCAGGACAAGCTCGGCGTAGCGCACGTCCCCGCGCTCGACATCCGACAGCAATGCACCGGGTTCATCTACGGGCTTCAGGTCGCCGACGTCCTGCTCAAGGCGGGAGAAGCGCGCACGGTGCTGCTCGTCGGTGCGGAAGTCCACTCCGGTTTCATGCCCTGGACCGCGTGGGACTTTCTCTTCGGGCGCGGCGGCCAGCCTCCTTCCGAGGAGGAGAAGGCGGTGATCACGGGCTTCCGCGACCGCACCGTCTTGTTCGGCGACGCAGCCGGTGCGGTGGTGCTGCGGGCCGCGGACGGAGAGCGCGGCCTTCTCGGGTTCCAGCTCCATTCCGACGGCGCCAACTACAAGGACCTGTACGTCCCCGGGATGGGCTTTGCGCACCGGCCGTTCGTGGACGAGGAGCAGGTTCGCGCCTGGCGGCATGTCCCGGAGATGAACGGCCGCGCGGTATTCAAGCTGGCGGTGTCCCGCATGCCCCAGGCGGTCCGCGAGCTTTGCGCAAAGCACCACATGGCGGTAGGTGACATCGACCTGCTCATCGCTCACCAGGCGAACCTCCGGATCAACGAGGCAGTGCAGAAGGCGCTCGGCCTGCCGGATGAACGCGTCTACAACAACATTCAAAAATACGGGAACACGACAGCGGCGACGATCCCGATCGCCCTGGACGAATGTCGGAAGAGCGGACGCATCCGCGAAGGCCAGCTGGTCTGTTTCGTGGGGCTCGGCTCCGGCTTCCACTGGGGCGCCGCGCTGATGCGAGCGTAG
- a CDS encoding TRAP transporter fused permease subunit, protein MEQEEGAARHFTGWTDRAITTIAVAMSLFHLYAAQAIIPAQILRAIHVAFVLFLCFLLFPAAKRFRDRVQWVDLALSVLGVAVIVYLLIDFDAFIERAVTPTGWDLFFGVTLIALVLEATRRTSGWILTAVVVAFIAYAFAGPWLPRPWTHRGYDVERLVGHMYMTLEGIFGTAIDVSATFIILFTIYGAVLQFSGAGEFFIDFSLAVTGGSRSAAGRTIVLSSFLLGAPSGSGVATTVAIGSVAYPMLAKSGYGKNAAGGLLAAGGLGAIISPPVLGAAAFLIAEYLKISYMEVVWMATIPTLLYYLGLFLMVELDARKLGIQKVELRPRGNAWRMVKERGFHFTSLVAVVVFMVLGFSAITAVFWATIAAAALSFLRRETALSFIPKAGTPLHRTRMVQALRAGSVGVLAVAATCAAAGIIVGVVTLTGLGLKFSSIVIDLAGGNVLATAACTALVVWVVGLAVPVTASYIICAVIAAPALTKLGVPDFAAHMFIFYYAVLSEVSPPTALSPFAAAAITGGDPYRTTLQSWKYTLPAFLLPFAFVLDPDEVGLLLKGGFGNVVHATAAAGLGIAALACGVQGWMLQRTAWLERGVLIAGGILLLHPATAVQLVGFVLVAGVAASQSWRRRRA, encoded by the coding sequence ATCGAGCAGGAAGAGGGCGCGGCGCGCCACTTCACGGGCTGGACCGACCGCGCAATCACGACGATCGCCGTCGCGATGTCCTTGTTCCACCTCTATGCGGCCCAGGCGATCATCCCGGCGCAGATCCTGCGGGCGATCCACGTCGCCTTCGTGCTCTTCCTCTGCTTCCTGTTGTTCCCCGCGGCGAAGCGGTTCCGCGACCGCGTCCAGTGGGTCGACCTGGCGCTGTCCGTCCTCGGCGTCGCGGTCATCGTCTATCTGTTGATCGATTTCGACGCATTCATCGAACGCGCCGTCACTCCGACTGGCTGGGACCTCTTTTTCGGCGTGACACTGATCGCGCTGGTGCTCGAGGCGACGCGCCGGACCTCGGGGTGGATCCTCACCGCCGTCGTCGTCGCGTTCATCGCTTACGCGTTCGCCGGCCCCTGGCTGCCACGTCCCTGGACGCACCGCGGGTATGACGTGGAGCGGCTGGTTGGCCACATGTACATGACGCTGGAGGGGATCTTCGGGACCGCCATCGACGTCTCGGCGACCTTCATCATTCTCTTCACCATCTACGGCGCCGTCCTGCAGTTCTCAGGAGCAGGCGAGTTCTTCATCGACTTTTCGCTGGCGGTGACCGGCGGAAGCCGCTCCGCGGCCGGTCGCACGATCGTGCTGTCGTCGTTCCTGCTCGGTGCGCCATCCGGAAGCGGGGTCGCCACCACCGTTGCGATCGGATCCGTCGCGTACCCGATGCTCGCGAAGTCGGGCTACGGCAAGAACGCGGCGGGAGGTCTGCTGGCCGCGGGCGGCCTGGGCGCGATCATCTCCCCTCCGGTGCTCGGCGCGGCGGCCTTTCTGATCGCCGAGTACCTGAAGATCTCGTACATGGAAGTGGTCTGGATGGCCACCATCCCGACCTTGCTCTACTACCTGGGTCTCTTCCTGATGGTCGAGCTCGACGCGCGCAAGCTCGGCATCCAGAAGGTCGAGCTGCGGCCGCGAGGGAATGCGTGGCGGATGGTCAAGGAGCGCGGGTTCCACTTCACGTCGCTGGTAGCGGTCGTGGTCTTCATGGTGCTCGGCTTCAGCGCAATCACCGCGGTGTTCTGGGCGACCATCGCCGCCGCCGCGCTCTCGTTCCTGCGCAGGGAAACGGCTCTCAGCTTCATTCCCAAGGCGGGCACTCCGCTGCATCGGACGCGCATGGTCCAGGCCCTGAGGGCAGGTTCGGTGGGTGTACTCGCAGTGGCGGCGACCTGTGCCGCCGCCGGGATCATCGTCGGCGTGGTCACGCTCACTGGCCTGGGGCTCAAGTTCAGCTCGATCGTCATCGATCTCGCGGGCGGGAATGTCCTGGCCACGGCCGCCTGCACCGCGCTGGTCGTCTGGGTAGTGGGGCTCGCCGTACCGGTCACCGCGAGCTACATCATCTGCGCGGTGATCGCAGCGCCGGCGCTGACGAAGCTCGGCGTGCCAGACTTTGCGGCGCACATGTTCATCTTCTATTACGCGGTGCTCTCAGAAGTTTCTCCACCGACCGCGCTCTCACCGTTCGCCGCGGCGGCAATCACCGGTGGCGATCCGTACCGCACTACGCTGCAGTCCTGGAAGTACACCCTGCCGGCATTCCTGCTGCCGTTCGCCTTCGTCCTGGACCCCGACGAAGTGGGCTTGCTGCTGAAGGGCGGCTTCGGAAACGTGGTCCACGCCACTGCCGCCGCCGGCCTCGGCATCGCGGCGCTCGCGTGCGGCGTGCAGGGCTGGATGCTACAGCGCACCGCCTGGCTGGAACGAGGCGTGCTGATTGCCGGCGGGATCCTGCTCCTCCATCCCGCTACCGCCGTCCAGCTGGTCGGCTTTGTGCTGGTCGCGGGCGTGGCGGCAAGCCAATCCTGGAGACGAAGGCGAGCCTGA
- a CDS encoding TAXI family TRAP transporter solute-binding subunit produces the protein MKKAPLIAAALVFTASSLPAQQRSVRLSIATGGTGGVYYPLGGGLASVLSKNLPGVDATAEVTSASVDNVKLIGAGKADLAFCLADTASDGLKGTGKFKEKVPVRSIAVLYANKSQWVTLEGTGIGKMQDLKGRRISTGAPGSGTETIALRILEAYGMDPEKDVKREKLSVAESVNALKDRKIDAFFWSGGVPTAAVTDLAATPGMKIKLLDHAEAVPNLIKKYGPLYVKGVIPAKAYPGQDKDANVADVWNVLLVHEKMDEKLAYDIAKTLFEKQADLVAVHSEAANLKLSTQYESASPIPFHPGAMKYFAEKGLKPK, from the coding sequence ATGAAGAAGGCGCCGCTCATTGCCGCAGCCCTCGTCTTCACCGCCTCTTCGCTGCCCGCCCAGCAGAGGTCGGTCAGGCTCTCCATCGCCACCGGCGGGACCGGTGGCGTGTACTATCCGCTCGGCGGCGGATTGGCCAGCGTGCTCAGCAAGAACCTGCCCGGCGTGGACGCGACTGCCGAGGTGACCAGCGCCTCGGTGGACAACGTCAAGCTGATCGGTGCTGGAAAAGCGGACCTCGCCTTTTGCCTCGCGGACACGGCGAGCGACGGCCTCAAGGGAACGGGCAAGTTCAAGGAAAAGGTCCCGGTTCGCTCCATCGCCGTGCTGTACGCGAACAAGAGCCAATGGGTCACCCTCGAGGGAACCGGCATCGGGAAGATGCAGGACCTCAAGGGCCGGCGCATTTCCACCGGCGCGCCGGGGAGCGGGACCGAGACCATCGCGCTGCGCATCCTCGAAGCCTACGGCATGGATCCCGAGAAAGACGTGAAGCGGGAGAAGTTGTCGGTCGCGGAATCGGTGAATGCTCTGAAGGACCGGAAGATCGACGCGTTCTTCTGGTCGGGCGGGGTTCCTACCGCGGCGGTCACCGACCTGGCCGCCACTCCCGGGATGAAGATCAAGCTTCTCGATCACGCCGAGGCAGTCCCGAACCTGATCAAGAAGTACGGACCGCTCTACGTGAAAGGAGTCATCCCCGCGAAGGCCTACCCGGGGCAGGACAAGGACGCCAACGTCGCGGACGTCTGGAACGTCCTGCTCGTGCACGAGAAGATGGACGAGAAACTCGCCTATGACATCGCGAAGACCCTGTTCGAGAAGCAGGCGGACCTCGTCGCGGTGCACTCCGAGGCGGCCAACCTGAAGCTCTCGACGCAGTACGAGAGCGCGTCGCCGATCCCCTTCCACCCCGGTGCAATGAAATACTTCGCGGAGAAAGGGCTGAAGCCCAAGTGA
- the rpsO gene encoding 30S ribosomal protein S15 has translation MSQGPLHYETRKPTVVEKFRTHERDTGSPEVQVALLTERIHYLTEHFKTHKKDHHSRRGLLKLVGQRRRLLDYLKSKDTSRYRKLIDGLGIRK, from the coding sequence ATGTCCCAAGGCCCGTTGCACTACGAGACCCGCAAGCCAACGGTGGTGGAGAAGTTCCGGACGCACGAACGAGATACCGGCTCGCCGGAGGTCCAGGTCGCGCTGCTCACCGAGCGCATCCACTACCTCACCGAGCACTTCAAGACGCACAAGAAGGACCATCACTCCCGCCGTGGCCTGCTCAAGCTGGTCGGCCAGCGCCGGCGGCTGCTCGACTACCTCAAATCCAAGGACACGAGCCGGTACCGCAAGCTCATCGACGGTCTCGGAATCCGCAAGTAG
- a CDS encoding FdhF/YdeP family oxidoreductase codes for MAESLKTPPPPAPADARDARAQPPETAVPLQREAPKERAGGLPAVIASIRHAAGEPGALRGAKLLRQLNQFEGYDCPGCAWPDPDDRRSTFEFCENGVKAIAEEGTTARATPELFARHSVAELSRQSDHWLGKQGRLTHPMVLRPGATHYEPIAWDDAFTLVATELNALGSPDEAVFYTSGRTSNEAAFLYQLFVRELGTNNLPDCSNLCHESSGSGLGETIGIGKGTVRLDDFAKAQLIVVAGQNPGTNHPRMLSALEQAKMAGAKIVAINPLREAGLLSFKHPQHPLRRATPLTDVFLQVKINGDVALLQGIAKSLVEAAAVDEIFVRERTENVLAFTDHLERVQWAEISAACGISERDIRAAARLFAHSERIIFCWAMGLTQHANAVDNVREIVNLLLLRGSIGKPGTGVCPVRGHSNVQGDRTMGIWEKPRPAFLEALEKATGIVAPRKHGFDTVESIHALRDGRAKAFFALGGNFLSAAPDTEYTATALRGARLTAHVSTKLNRAHLVAGTTALILPCLGRTEDDRGRFVTTENSMGVVQMSRGRMKPASKHLLGEPEIVARLAEATLRGRTRVRWGWLAEDYDRVRDLIARVVPGSEGYNARVRRPGGFYLPNGPREGTFTTPTGKARFTVHPLPRHTLRDGELLMMTVRSHDQYNTTIYGLEDRYRGVKGDRRVVLVNAEDLRALGLKDGQTVDIESRFEGETRVARRFVALAYDIPRGCACTYFPEANALVPARHVAHTSNTPASKSVVITLQGVSLDPQGPSL; via the coding sequence GTGGCGGAAAGCCTGAAGACACCTCCGCCGCCGGCGCCGGCCGACGCGCGGGATGCGCGCGCGCAGCCGCCAGAAACGGCCGTTCCCCTCCAGCGTGAGGCGCCGAAAGAACGGGCAGGAGGGCTGCCCGCGGTGATCGCTTCCATCCGCCACGCCGCCGGGGAGCCCGGGGCGCTGCGCGGCGCGAAGCTCCTGCGGCAGCTCAACCAGTTCGAGGGCTACGACTGTCCTGGCTGCGCCTGGCCGGACCCGGACGACCGCCGCAGCACCTTCGAGTTCTGCGAGAACGGCGTCAAGGCGATCGCCGAGGAGGGTACGACGGCGCGCGCGACGCCGGAGCTCTTTGCGCGCCACAGCGTGGCGGAGCTTTCCCGACAGAGCGATCACTGGCTCGGCAAGCAAGGGCGGCTCACGCATCCGATGGTGCTGCGTCCGGGAGCGACGCACTATGAGCCGATCGCCTGGGACGACGCGTTCACCCTCGTCGCCACGGAGCTCAACGCGCTCGGCAGCCCGGACGAGGCGGTCTTCTACACGAGCGGGCGCACGAGCAACGAGGCGGCGTTCCTCTACCAGCTCTTCGTCCGCGAGCTCGGCACGAACAACCTGCCCGACTGCTCGAATCTCTGCCACGAGTCGAGCGGGAGCGGACTTGGTGAGACCATCGGGATCGGCAAGGGGACCGTACGCCTCGACGACTTCGCCAAGGCGCAGCTGATCGTCGTCGCCGGTCAGAACCCGGGAACCAACCACCCACGGATGCTCTCCGCCCTCGAGCAAGCCAAGATGGCGGGGGCGAAGATCGTCGCCATCAATCCCCTGCGCGAGGCGGGGTTGCTCTCGTTCAAGCATCCCCAGCACCCGCTGCGGCGGGCGACTCCGCTCACCGACGTCTTCCTTCAGGTGAAGATCAACGGCGACGTCGCCCTGTTGCAAGGAATCGCCAAGTCGCTGGTCGAAGCCGCAGCCGTGGACGAGATCTTCGTGCGCGAGCGGACCGAGAACGTCTTGGCCTTCACCGATCATCTGGAGCGCGTGCAGTGGGCGGAGATCTCCGCCGCCTGCGGCATCTCCGAGCGAGACATCCGCGCCGCCGCGCGCCTCTTCGCACACAGCGAGCGGATCATCTTCTGCTGGGCGATGGGGCTGACGCAGCACGCGAACGCCGTCGACAACGTCCGGGAGATCGTCAACCTCTTGCTGCTCCGCGGCAGCATCGGCAAGCCCGGCACGGGAGTGTGTCCGGTCCGCGGACACAGCAACGTGCAGGGCGACCGGACGATGGGCATCTGGGAGAAGCCGCGCCCCGCCTTCCTCGAGGCGCTGGAGAAGGCGACCGGAATCGTCGCGCCGCGCAAGCACGGCTTCGATACGGTCGAGTCGATCCATGCGCTGCGGGACGGGCGGGCAAAGGCGTTCTTCGCCCTTGGCGGCAACTTCCTCTCTGCGGCGCCGGATACTGAGTATACGGCGACTGCCCTGCGCGGGGCCCGGCTGACGGCACATGTCTCGACGAAGCTGAACCGCGCGCACCTCGTCGCGGGAACGACGGCGCTGATCCTTCCCTGCCTCGGTCGCACCGAGGACGACCGCGGCCGATTCGTCACCACCGAGAACTCGATGGGCGTCGTCCAGATGTCGCGCGGCCGGATGAAACCGGCCAGCAAACACCTCCTCGGCGAACCGGAGATCGTTGCGCGCCTCGCCGAGGCGACCTTGCGCGGGCGCACCAGGGTGCGCTGGGGGTGGCTGGCCGAGGACTACGACCGCGTCCGCGACCTGATCGCGCGGGTCGTCCCCGGCAGCGAGGGCTACAACGCCCGCGTCCGCCGGCCCGGAGGGTTCTACCTTCCGAACGGCCCACGCGAGGGAACCTTCACCACGCCCACGGGCAAGGCGAGGTTCACCGTCCATCCCTTGCCTCGCCATACGCTCCGCGACGGCGAGCTCTTGATGATGACCGTCCGCAGCCACGACCAGTACAACACCACCATCTACGGCCTCGAGGACCGCTACCGCGGCGTGAAGGGCGATCGCCGGGTGGTATTGGTGAACGCGGAGGACCTCCGCGCGCTGGGGCTGAAGGACGGCCAGACCGTCGACATCGAGAGCCGCTTCGAGGGCGAGACGCGGGTGGCGCGGCGGTTCGTCGCGCTCGCCTACGACATCCCGCGCGGGTGCGCCTGCACGTACTTTCCTGAGGCGAATGCGCTGGTTCCAGCCCGCCACGTCGCGCACACCAGCAACACGCCGGCCTCGAAGTCCGTGGTCATTACCTTGCAGGGTGTTTCCCTTGACCCGCAGGGTCCAAGCCTGTAG
- a CDS encoding amidohydrolase, which yields MNNSRSRRWYAVSLGILGIALVVVGVHVAPGWATSPDQIKVNRGTNIAATVSPDFASIVFDLQGVLWSLPIAGGTATPLTQPLLEPARPDYARRGGFVAFQAYSGGTFHIWKMDPDGRNVRQLTSGHPDDRDPRVSPDGSRIAYSSDNAAFGSNYVIRVVDVASGSSTTVASDTTFDAFEPTWSPDGTTIAFVNGTGATGTSIQAVPAAGGARTTLVTAPAPPPDPRAQRLNSPAYSPGGGKLAYVQFSINDNVNQSQLWVKDLAPGGATTRVGTSNDVFPFYPVWLSETELLYTADGKIEISTIGGGTTDVPFEATFPIMRDSYTRKKFDFDSADKRQVVGIVGPALSPDAKQVAFEALNQIWLMEIGKKPRPITADTYYKCDPAWSADGTKLAYSTDKSGIMKVYVYDVRTGRGDETPVTTFGGAQVSAAWSRDGSKLAFQDQNGATFYYDFNTKAVHAVGAPPANSTTLNLFAPSKPSWSFAGNTIAIGALKPYTRRFREGTSQILTVDVATGALTYNPTGSATGEGQYMSLGTRGEDGPVYSPDGTAMALVMESNLWIRPVDRDSGKPTGTATRINTEVTDAPTWSGDSQQLLYLSNGKLRLIARSGGNPRDVELDLTWKPDQPSSGRTVIHAGRLWDGRGPDELTNVDLIVKGNRIDSIQPHRDSVHDTAGNVIDASKQTVIPGLWESHTHEYIEGKFYGDRLGRLWMTYGVTTLNSVGDPAYRAVETRESFASGDRVGPRYFATGEAIDGERVFYNFMRPTTSAAQLERELSRGKALGYDMLKTYVRLQHEWQLRAMQVAHQDMGVWVASHYMLPGLAFGMDGQTHVSATTRTGFAYTRSTGGISYSDMRDLFRLSGMFDISTTFSPVLYSDEPTMVNDVRLTTLNVPWDQTLLVAKSKAATLNPQAGRDALQKEEDTVAYIQQNGGTMLAGTDSPLDNVATALHLNLRAQVLLGHLPPWRALQSATKLPAETFSVSKDLGTIEPGKLADFVFLTDDPLDDIRNATHVASVMKNGRLYTVKDLMAPFATPAATQSSFGRFISAPRHRSAEQWWHDPEQMIEDEHK from the coding sequence ATGAACAACTCGCGCAGCCGGCGCTGGTATGCCGTGTCGCTGGGAATTCTCGGTATTGCACTCGTGGTCGTGGGGGTCCACGTCGCACCTGGATGGGCGACCTCGCCGGATCAGATCAAGGTCAACCGGGGCACGAACATCGCGGCGACGGTCTCGCCGGATTTCGCGTCGATCGTCTTCGACCTGCAGGGCGTGCTCTGGTCGTTGCCGATCGCCGGTGGTACGGCCACTCCTCTGACACAGCCGCTGCTCGAGCCGGCGCGGCCGGACTATGCGCGGCGCGGGGGCTTCGTCGCCTTCCAGGCCTACTCCGGCGGCACCTTCCACATCTGGAAGATGGATCCGGACGGCCGCAATGTGCGCCAGCTCACGTCAGGCCACCCCGACGACCGCGATCCGCGCGTCTCGCCCGACGGATCGAGAATCGCGTACTCGTCCGACAACGCGGCCTTCGGCAGCAATTACGTCATCCGCGTGGTGGACGTCGCATCGGGCTCCTCGACCACCGTTGCCTCCGACACGACGTTCGACGCGTTCGAGCCGACGTGGTCGCCGGACGGAACGACCATCGCCTTCGTCAACGGGACTGGCGCCACCGGCACCTCGATCCAGGCGGTGCCCGCGGCCGGCGGCGCACGCACGACGTTGGTGACGGCGCCAGCGCCTCCGCCGGATCCCAGGGCGCAGCGCCTCAACTCTCCCGCTTATTCTCCGGGAGGCGGCAAGCTCGCTTACGTGCAGTTCAGCATCAACGACAACGTCAATCAGAGCCAGCTCTGGGTGAAAGATCTCGCGCCCGGCGGCGCGACGACGCGTGTCGGCACCAGCAACGACGTGTTCCCGTTCTACCCGGTGTGGCTCTCGGAAACGGAGCTTCTCTACACGGCGGACGGAAAGATCGAGATCAGCACCATCGGCGGCGGTACCACCGACGTTCCATTCGAGGCCACCTTCCCGATCATGCGCGATTCCTACACGCGCAAGAAGTTCGACTTCGACTCCGCCGACAAGCGCCAGGTGGTGGGAATCGTCGGCCCGGCGCTGTCTCCCGACGCGAAGCAGGTCGCTTTCGAGGCTCTCAACCAGATCTGGCTGATGGAGATCGGCAAGAAGCCGCGCCCGATCACGGCCGACACCTACTACAAGTGCGATCCCGCCTGGTCGGCCGACGGGACGAAGCTCGCCTACTCGACCGACAAGAGCGGGATCATGAAGGTGTACGTCTATGACGTCCGCACCGGCCGCGGAGACGAGACCCCCGTCACCACGTTCGGTGGCGCCCAGGTCTCCGCCGCCTGGTCGCGGGACGGATCGAAGCTCGCCTTCCAGGATCAGAACGGCGCCACCTTCTATTACGACTTCAATACCAAGGCCGTGCACGCCGTCGGCGCGCCTCCAGCCAACTCGACCACGCTGAACCTGTTCGCGCCGAGCAAGCCGAGCTGGTCGTTCGCCGGCAACACCATCGCCATCGGCGCGCTCAAGCCGTACACGCGCAGGTTCCGCGAAGGGACCAGCCAGATCCTCACCGTCGACGTGGCGACCGGCGCCTTGACCTACAACCCGACGGGCAGCGCGACCGGCGAAGGGCAGTACATGTCGCTGGGCACCCGCGGCGAGGACGGCCCCGTGTATTCGCCCGACGGAACGGCGATGGCGCTGGTCATGGAGAGCAACCTCTGGATCCGCCCGGTGGACCGCGACAGCGGGAAGCCGACCGGGACCGCCACACGGATCAACACCGAGGTGACGGACGCGCCCACCTGGAGCGGCGACTCGCAGCAGCTGCTCTATCTCTCGAACGGCAAGCTGCGCCTGATCGCGCGGAGCGGCGGCAATCCCCGCGACGTGGAGCTCGATCTCACCTGGAAGCCGGACCAGCCCTCCTCGGGACGGACCGTGATCCATGCCGGGCGCCTCTGGGACGGCCGTGGACCCGATGAGCTGACCAACGTGGACCTCATCGTCAAAGGCAATCGCATCGACAGCATCCAGCCTCACCGGGACAGCGTGCACGACACTGCGGGCAACGTCATCGACGCCTCGAAGCAGACCGTCATTCCCGGCCTCTGGGAATCGCACACGCACGAGTACATCGAGGGCAAGTTCTACGGCGACCGCCTGGGCCGGCTGTGGATGACCTACGGCGTCACCACCCTCAACTCCGTCGGTGATCCCGCATACCGTGCGGTCGAGACGCGGGAATCGTTCGCGTCGGGCGACCGCGTGGGGCCGCGCTACTTCGCTACCGGCGAGGCGATCGACGGCGAGCGCGTGTTCTACAACTTCATGCGCCCGACCACGAGCGCCGCGCAGCTGGAGCGGGAGCTGTCGCGCGGCAAGGCGCTGGGCTACGACATGCTGAAGACGTACGTGCGCCTGCAGCATGAGTGGCAGCTTCGCGCGATGCAGGTCGCGCACCAGGACATGGGCGTCTGGGTCGCCTCGCACTACATGCTGCCCGGCCTCGCCTTTGGCATGGACGGACAGACGCACGTCTCCGCCACCACGCGGACGGGCTTCGCATACACGCGCTCGACGGGCGGCATCAGCTACTCCGACATGCGCGATCTCTTCCGGCTCTCCGGGATGTTCGACATCTCCACGACCTTCAGCCCTGTCCTGTATTCGGACGAGCCGACCATGGTGAACGACGTCCGGCTGACGACGTTGAACGTTCCCTGGGACCAGACCCTCCTCGTCGCGAAGAGCAAAGCCGCGACCCTGAATCCGCAGGCCGGCCGCGATGCCCTGCAGAAGGAAGAGGACACGGTCGCGTACATCCAGCAGAACGGCGGCACGATGCTGGCGGGCACCGACTCTCCGCTCGACAACGTCGCCACCGCGCTGCACCTGAACCTGCGCGCACAGGTCCTCCTCGGCCACCTTCCGCCGTGGCGGGCGCTCCAGTCGGCCACCAAGCTGCCGGCGGAGACGTTCAGCGTGTCGAAGGACCTGGGGACCATCGAGCCGGGCAAGCTGGCTGACTTTGTCTTCCTGACCGACGATCCACTCGACGACATCCGGAACGCGACCCACGTGGCGAGCGTGATGAAGAACGGCCGCCTCTACACGGTCAAGGACTTGATGGCTCCGTTCGCCACGCCGGCGGCGACGCAGTCGTCTTTCGGCAGGTTCATCTCGGCGCCGCGGCATCGGTCGGCCGAGCAGTGGTGGCACGACCCGGAGCAGATGATCGAGGACGAGCACAAGTAA